A window of the Butyricimonas virosa genome harbors these coding sequences:
- a CDS encoding O-antigen ligase family protein, translating into MNLVVKFQQYFFLLVAFLLGSLAPLYGNVFNFVLLAFMMVLFGINGKEMLQNLRGVRWYIRINVAFLIYFSLHTLVVLLKDEPIAPPSFGTFEVLLLNFILVPMYVSTFKNWITPELLKRFLFFFCLGCVLLNIYIFFSLTGTQLFSAPADTLSWIYNMRFGVNRDVLGSKFWLEIQAMIIAIASLASYLLVISVKGWKMKVFCGFMFLMLVLFLSFTVTKSSILGFLTGFLILNVCLFRKFSLRMRYGLIAGLLVCVCGFSLLTDLAMYEKRIQEIEAEIQSVRSGEYRGATIVPRVAFIRESFRHLDEFSVWGLGVCTKHRIKAWYESSDLNIANYNNVNNAFLQYWITGGIFGLALVLFLFVAPVYRMIRRKKFSSLIFAMLIVFFTVSNTCVTLSWANSRLFMLLFLAMFCFYGDLFVRLEDFSEDKSVFDESSI; encoded by the coding sequence ATGAATCTAGTAGTGAAATTTCAACAATATTTTTTCCTGCTTGTCGCTTTCTTGTTGGGAAGTTTAGCGCCATTGTACGGGAATGTATTTAATTTTGTCCTGTTGGCTTTTATGATGGTCTTGTTTGGGATAAATGGGAAAGAGATGCTTCAGAATTTGCGAGGTGTCCGGTGGTATATTAGGATTAACGTGGCTTTCTTGATTTATTTCTCTTTACATACACTGGTTGTTCTTTTGAAAGACGAGCCGATTGCGCCTCCCAGTTTCGGGACTTTTGAGGTTTTATTGTTGAATTTTATACTTGTTCCGATGTATGTTTCAACGTTTAAGAATTGGATTACACCAGAATTGTTGAAACGGTTTCTGTTTTTTTTCTGTTTGGGATGTGTGTTACTAAATATATATATATTCTTTTCATTGACGGGAACACAACTATTTTCAGCTCCAGCAGATACATTAAGTTGGATTTATAATATGCGTTTTGGGGTAAATCGGGATGTATTAGGTAGTAAGTTCTGGTTAGAGATACAAGCAATGATCATTGCAATAGCCTCTTTAGCTTCCTATTTGTTAGTGATTAGTGTGAAAGGGTGGAAGATGAAGGTGTTTTGTGGCTTTATGTTTTTGATGCTGGTATTATTTCTTTCTTTCACTGTTACCAAATCGTCTATTTTAGGCTTTCTAACTGGTTTCTTGATTTTAAATGTATGTTTGTTCCGAAAATTTTCTCTTCGTATGCGTTATGGACTTATTGCCGGATTGTTGGTTTGCGTGTGTGGCTTTTCGTTATTGACGGATTTGGCCATGTACGAGAAGAGAATTCAAGAGATTGAAGCAGAGATTCAAAGTGTTCGGAGTGGTGAATATAGGGGGGCAACGATTGTTCCCCGGGTTGCTTTTATTCGGGAGAGTTTTCGCCATCTGGATGAATTCTCGGTATGGGGATTAGGGGTCTGCACGAAACATCGGATTAAAGCATGGTATGAAAGTTCTGATTTGAATATTGCAAACTATAATAATGTGAATAATGCTTTCCTGCAATACTGGATTACAGGGGGAATATTCGGACTGGCATTAGTCCTCTTTTTATTTGTGGCCCCGGTTTATCGTATGATTCGAAGAAAGAAATTTTCTTCCTTGATTTTTGCGATGTTAATTGTATTCTTTACCGTGAGTAATACATGCGTCACCCTATCCTGGGCAAATTCCCGGTTATTCATGCTACTCTTTTTGGCTATGTTTTGCTTTTACGGGGATCTTTTTGTTCGGCTTGAAGATTTTTCTGAGGATAAATCTGTTTTTGACGAAAGTTCGATATAA
- a CDS encoding iron-containing alcohol dehydrogenase — MYYKTINVPIVLEVGEDIFVHLDDILKENHLYFKEKILVTSMELRDLYKSRLDKLSFEDILFIKGGSYDEALEVMNTITNKEVLLVAFGGGSIIDAVKLMANTLDLTYITVPSTLSNDAIYSPIARLLKDGKKQSFGVKAPLGIIADVNIIKGSPEKLLLAGVGDLVSNASAVKDWYLAHIDKGESINNFAMALASLSGNSVIPYTFNDIRSSRFIGDLANGLVISGLAMVLANSSRPASGAEHMISHAIDDLFPNRSTLHGLQVAWGHLLVERDFRKPENDYEKLMIFFERMKILDEIERNITFSNGEIDQIINRAKTIRNRYTILTKA; from the coding sequence ATGTATTACAAGACGATCAATGTTCCTATCGTTTTAGAAGTCGGGGAAGATATTTTTGTTCATCTGGATGATATATTGAAGGAAAATCATCTTTATTTCAAGGAGAAAATATTGGTTACTTCCATGGAATTGAGGGATTTGTACAAATCCAGATTGGATAAATTGTCTTTCGAGGATATACTTTTTATCAAAGGAGGTTCTTACGATGAGGCTCTGGAGGTTATGAATACGATCACGAATAAGGAAGTCCTTTTAGTTGCTTTTGGAGGAGGTAGTATTATTGATGCTGTTAAGTTAATGGCAAATACCTTGGACTTAACTTATATAACCGTTCCCTCGACGTTATCTAATGATGCAATTTATTCCCCTATTGCCCGTCTATTGAAAGATGGTAAAAAACAGAGCTTTGGAGTAAAGGCTCCTTTGGGTATTATTGCGGATGTAAATATTATAAAAGGTTCTCCCGAGAAGTTACTCTTGGCAGGAGTAGGGGATCTCGTGTCCAATGCTAGTGCGGTGAAAGATTGGTATCTGGCACATATTGACAAAGGAGAAAGTATTAATAATTTTGCCATGGCTTTGGCTTCATTGAGTGGTAATTCCGTGATTCCGTACACTTTTAATGATATTCGGTCTTCTCGTTTCATTGGCGACCTCGCAAACGGTCTAGTGATTTCGGGATTGGCCATGGTGCTTGCCAATAGTTCACGACCGGCCAGTGGTGCGGAACATATGATTAGTCATGCCATTGATGATTTGTTTCCCAATCGTTCAACTTTGCACGGTTTGCAAGTGGCTTGGGGACATTTGTTAGTGGAACGGGATTTCCGTAAGCCGGAAAATGATTACGAGAAGTTGATGATCTTTTTCGAACGCATGAAAATATTGGACGAGATAGAACGGAATATAACTTTCTCGAATGGGGAGATCGATCAGATTATAAACCGGGCCAAAACGATTCGTAATAGGTATACGATACTGACGAAAGCTTGA
- a CDS encoding DUF4254 domain-containing protein: MSFAELCYRIFEESTLCYHVEDCVDAEMVNSYEYKSIEYYLFLKNWVDAVQWHLEDVIRDPDIEPEKALEVKRRIDRLNQRRTDLVELLDGYFWDKYKNVKILSCATVNTESPAWAIDRLSILCLKIYHMEQEVQRREVAQVHVKECDDKLSVLLEQRRDLILAINQLLEDIETGRKYMKVYKQMKMYNDPELNPVLYRKGQGL, from the coding sequence ATGTCATTTGCAGAGTTATGCTATCGAATTTTTGAGGAGAGTACCTTGTGCTATCACGTGGAAGATTGTGTTGATGCAGAAATGGTTAATTCATACGAGTATAAATCAATCGAATATTATTTATTTCTTAAAAATTGGGTAGATGCCGTCCAGTGGCATTTGGAGGATGTCATTCGAGATCCGGATATAGAACCTGAGAAAGCGTTGGAAGTCAAACGACGTATAGATCGGTTGAATCAACGTCGGACGGATTTGGTCGAATTGTTGGATGGATATTTCTGGGATAAATATAAGAACGTGAAAATTTTATCTTGTGCCACCGTGAACACGGAAAGCCCGGCATGGGCGATAGACCGTTTGTCTATCTTATGTCTGAAAATTTATCATATGGAGCAGGAGGTGCAGCGTAGAGAGGTTGCCCAAGTACATGTAAAGGAGTGTGATGATAAATTAAGCGTCTTGTTGGAACAGAGAAGGGATTTAATACTCGCAATCAATCAGCTTTTGGAAGATATAGAAACTGGGCGTAAATACATGAAGGTCTATAAACAGATGAAGATGTATAACGATCCGGAATTGAATCCCGTATTATATAGAAAAGGGCAAGGATTATGA
- a CDS encoding glycosyltransferase family 9 protein, with translation MSVKKVLVIRFRRIGDAVLSVVICSSIRKSFPEAEIHYVLNDHIAPLFENHPDIDKIITFSDEENNHFFKYLRKVRQLMKTERYDVIIDTRATIKTLWFSAFSLRTKYRIGTSKFYNHFFHNYRVRNHVNDDLDEVVRNLLLLRPLERERKLIMTTDFRLYVTEQETAEFKSYMEQKGINFSRFIVVCTPFTRVAGKAWDMAKMKEILSRIIQRYGAQLIFNYSRIEKEAALALYEDMGKDEHIFIDIEADSLRKLVSMLEIADFFFGNEGGPRHIAQACHLPGLAIYPPWVELPRWLPSNDSRYQSVSPFDMFPGQVIEGRTEKELFDLLSVGYVWERLQPMMDEAFIRKAKL, from the coding sequence ATGAGTGTAAAAAAAGTATTGGTGATTCGCTTTAGGAGAATAGGAGATGCGGTACTGTCGGTCGTGATCTGTAGCTCTATTCGAAAAAGTTTTCCGGAGGCGGAGATTCATTACGTGTTGAATGATCATATTGCTCCTTTGTTTGAAAATCATCCGGATATAGATAAGATTATCACCTTTTCGGATGAAGAAAATAATCACTTCTTTAAATACTTGCGAAAAGTTCGGCAGTTGATGAAAACGGAACGCTATGACGTGATCATCGATACTCGTGCCACGATAAAAACTTTATGGTTCAGTGCCTTTTCTTTAAGAACGAAATATCGTATCGGAACATCTAAATTTTATAATCATTTTTTTCATAATTATCGGGTACGTAACCACGTGAATGACGATTTGGATGAGGTTGTGCGAAATTTGTTATTGTTACGGCCTTTGGAGCGAGAAAGGAAGTTGATAATGACCACTGATTTCCGGTTGTACGTGACCGAACAGGAAACGGCAGAATTCAAGAGCTACATGGAACAAAAGGGAATTAATTTTTCCCGCTTTATCGTGGTATGTACTCCTTTTACTAGAGTGGCGGGGAAAGCTTGGGATATGGCGAAAATGAAGGAGATATTGTCTCGTATCATTCAGCGTTATGGTGCCCAGTTGATTTTTAATTATTCCCGGATAGAGAAGGAGGCAGCCTTGGCATTGTACGAGGATATGGGGAAAGACGAGCATATTTTTATTGATATCGAGGCCGATTCGTTACGGAAATTGGTCTCCATGCTGGAAATAGCCGATTTCTTTTTTGGAAATGAAGGTGGACCCCGGCATATCGCGCAGGCGTGTCACTTACCGGGATTAGCTATTTACCCGCCTTGGGTTGAACTGCCTAGATGGCTGCCTTCCAATGACTCGCGTTATCAGAGCGTTAGTCCTTTTGATATGTTCCCCGGGCAGGTAATCGAGGGAAGAACGGAAAAAGAGTTATTTGATCTACTTTCCGTGGGATACGTGTGGGAACGCCTGCAACCAATGATGGATGAGGCTTTTATTCGAAAAGCTAAACTTTGA
- a CDS encoding capsule assembly Wzi family protein, with translation MKKISLLILISLPFFYSQGQKRSVDYKTSLTGFVANQKTLPFWAINNKHGLIPNGNGALLEIGLFSDFTNRHKIQFAYGISAAGFLSRPDNNVILDQLYASARWRNLRLDLGMIHPKEEYNGISSTNGNFIRSGNSRTFPGYNLNSDYMKVPCTKGILSIKFNWADYMMIDDRYVEDTRLHNKSAFLKIKPHQRWEIIVGLEHWAQWAGTSPDRGKQPSSFKDYIRIICAKEGGTGASVSDSINALGNHLGREHLAINYLADNYILSFYHDIPFEDGSGTDFRSFPDGTYCFYYGSKKKDQWITDVIYEFYYTKYQSGSRHDRPATPEEMEKQDPNSHFYGRKILGGCDNYFNNGEYRSGWTLYERVIGSPFMTPGLSGGITRIINNRVIAHHIGMKGMAWQTTPYKLMLSYSRNYGTYGNPMKKNQFSGALEVTLPFKNLPFAVETGIYGDLGDLFKDNFGFTIKLSRKGKLIK, from the coding sequence ATGAAAAAAATATCATTATTAATATTGATCTCCCTACCATTTTTTTACTCGCAGGGACAAAAACGAAGTGTCGATTACAAAACTTCACTTACAGGATTCGTGGCAAACCAGAAAACATTACCCTTTTGGGCCATAAATAACAAACACGGCTTAATCCCCAATGGTAATGGGGCTCTACTGGAAATAGGTCTTTTCTCCGATTTCACCAATCGCCATAAAATCCAATTCGCTTATGGAATATCAGCTGCAGGATTTTTATCCCGTCCCGACAATAACGTCATTTTAGACCAACTTTATGCAAGTGCACGCTGGCGGAATCTTCGCCTAGACCTCGGAATGATTCATCCCAAGGAAGAATATAACGGTATTTCCTCTACGAACGGAAATTTCATCCGTTCCGGAAACTCCCGAACTTTCCCGGGATATAATTTGAATAGTGACTACATGAAAGTCCCCTGTACCAAAGGAATTTTATCTATTAAATTTAACTGGGCAGACTACATGATGATTGACGATCGTTACGTGGAAGATACCCGTCTACATAACAAATCCGCTTTCTTAAAAATAAAGCCTCATCAACGCTGGGAAATCATTGTCGGCCTTGAACATTGGGCTCAATGGGCAGGAACCTCTCCCGATAGAGGCAAACAACCTTCATCATTCAAGGATTATATCCGGATCATTTGTGCCAAAGAAGGAGGAACCGGGGCCAGTGTAAGCGATTCGATTAACGCATTAGGAAATCACCTGGGAAGAGAACATTTGGCCATTAATTATTTGGCAGACAACTATATTTTATCTTTCTACCACGACATCCCTTTTGAAGATGGTTCGGGTACGGATTTTCGCTCTTTCCCGGATGGAACTTATTGTTTCTATTATGGTTCCAAGAAAAAGGATCAATGGATTACGGACGTTATTTACGAATTCTATTACACGAAATATCAATCCGGTTCCCGGCACGACCGTCCTGCAACTCCGGAAGAAATGGAAAAGCAAGACCCGAACAGTCATTTTTATGGCCGAAAAATCCTTGGTGGATGTGATAACTATTTCAACAACGGCGAATACAGAAGCGGATGGACCTTATACGAGAGAGTCATCGGTAGCCCATTCATGACACCCGGCCTTTCCGGAGGTATCACCCGAATCATCAACAACCGGGTGATAGCTCACCACATCGGGATGAAAGGTATGGCATGGCAAACCACTCCCTACAAACTCATGCTCTCCTATTCCAGGAATTACGGTACTTACGGGAATCCCATGAAAAAGAATCAATTCTCCGGGGCATTGGAAGTAACATTGCCATTCAAAAATTTACCGTTCGCGGTGGAAACAGGTATCTACGGTGATCTAGGAGACTTGTTCAAAGATAATTTCGGGTTCACGATTAAACTTAGTCGCAAGGGTAAACTTATTAAATAA
- a CDS encoding adenylyltransferase/cytidyltransferase family protein: MKNVYVIGVFDLFHFGHVELLRRAKELGDRLIVAINGDEMVASYKRRPFLSEQDRLEVVKACRYVDDAFIIHGYDNKEYIKKYDIDIIVHGDDWDGEGYLKQIRVTPEFLEEHHVSMVYLPYTKGISTSELVEKIKASK; the protein is encoded by the coding sequence ATGAAAAATGTATATGTTATAGGGGTTTTTGACCTTTTCCATTTTGGACATGTCGAATTATTGAGACGTGCCAAAGAATTAGGTGATCGTTTAATCGTGGCAATTAACGGGGATGAAATGGTGGCCTCGTATAAACGCCGACCGTTTTTGTCTGAACAAGATCGTCTAGAAGTCGTGAAAGCTTGTCGTTATGTGGATGATGCCTTTATTATTCACGGGTATGATAATAAGGAATACATTAAAAAATACGATATTGACATCATCGTGCATGGTGATGATTGGGATGGAGAAGGGTACTTGAAACAGATTCGTGTCACTCCGGAATTTTTGGAAGAACACCATGTTTCTATGGTTTATTTGCCTTACACGAAGGGAATCAGTACGTCAGAGCTAGTCGAAAAAATAAAAGCATCAAAATAA
- a CDS encoding UDP-N-acetylglucosamine 2-epimerase, which produces MKRYLFFVSLSYAYPILRPIQSEIWRRGDDVAWFFTSPCDQYLQEGEKQLKTIKEVIEYNPIAVFAPGNKVHDFFPGVKVQVFHGFSIDKRPGRGDHFRIRGLFDIFCTQGSTSTPHFLELEKQYRHFKVYETGWSKTDLFFPLVPKEKNPVPTILYASTFTPGITSTPHLYDEIARLAKEKNWQWLITFHPKMSPEIVEKYKKLANALDNVSFYEGDNNVELLQKADVLLCDSSSIIIEFLFFDKPVVTYKNTSPGNYLIDVDSPKLIEPAIEKALTYPKELMDNIRKYIDSHQPYRDGRCSARILDAVDDFIAKYKGKIKRKPLNLFRKLQTRWQVKYFPFGPRYTASK; this is translated from the coding sequence ATGAAAAGGTATTTATTCTTTGTTTCGTTATCATACGCTTATCCTATTTTAAGACCCATCCAATCAGAGATTTGGCGACGAGGAGATGATGTCGCCTGGTTCTTTACCTCCCCTTGTGATCAATATTTACAAGAAGGGGAAAAACAATTAAAAACAATCAAAGAAGTCATAGAATATAATCCGATTGCTGTCTTTGCCCCGGGTAACAAGGTACATGACTTCTTTCCCGGAGTTAAGGTCCAAGTTTTTCATGGTTTCTCGATAGACAAACGTCCCGGAAGAGGCGATCATTTCCGCATCCGGGGATTATTCGATATATTCTGCACGCAAGGAAGTACTTCCACTCCTCATTTTCTAGAACTTGAAAAACAATATCGGCATTTCAAGGTATATGAAACCGGTTGGAGTAAAACCGATCTGTTTTTCCCGCTCGTCCCGAAAGAAAAAAATCCGGTACCAACTATTCTATATGCCTCAACGTTTACTCCCGGCATAACTTCTACCCCCCATTTATACGACGAAATAGCACGACTAGCCAAAGAAAAAAACTGGCAATGGTTAATTACCTTCCATCCGAAAATGTCTCCGGAAATCGTGGAAAAATACAAGAAGCTGGCCAATGCATTAGATAATGTCAGTTTCTACGAGGGAGATAATAACGTGGAACTTCTGCAAAAAGCGGATGTCCTGCTATGTGATAGCTCATCCATCATTATCGAATTCCTGTTCTTTGACAAACCTGTTGTAACTTACAAAAACACGTCTCCGGGGAATTATCTTATTGATGTAGATTCCCCCAAGTTGATTGAACCTGCTATCGAAAAAGCCCTAACATATCCCAAAGAACTAATGGATAATATTCGAAAATACATCGATAGCCATCAACCTTATAGAGATGGGCGCTGTTCAGCCCGCATTCTCGATGCCGTGGATGACTTTATCGCCAAGTATAAGGGAAAAATTAAAAGAAAACCGCTCAATCTTTTTCGAAAATTACAGACCCGTTGGCAAGTAAAGTATTTTCCTTTCGGACCCCGCTACACGGCCTCCAAATGA
- a CDS encoding O-antigen ligase family protein, whose translation MKEEAITPPSFGTFEVLLLNFILVPIYVVSLKEWLTPRLLICFLFLFCTGCLLLNMYVIFDLVGISLFTDTSCAINFLYTNRLGGNKLGFLGGNLYLEPQTLYIALTALISYFLIFTCRYKGVKVLLGVMFLLLTIFLSFTVTKAGILAFILGFGIMNFYLFKHSSFRVRSAILIGIVLLVPVFGIFVFDGLKGKYEERAEEVVREIENVKRGIYEGGTIAPRIGLIRESFMHVDEFGVWGLGIYAKHRVNNWLQSSEDGLGAFTNVHNSFIHYWIQGGILGLAMIVFLFCAPFYRMFRTRRISWLICALLVVMFVMNNTCILLALNNSRLMILFLLGMFYFYGDVFWQLERGDSSMCL comes from the coding sequence TTGAAAGAAGAGGCGATAACTCCTCCTAGTTTTGGGACTTTTGAGGTTTTATTGTTGAATTTTATACTTGTTCCGATATATGTTGTTTCTTTAAAAGAATGGTTGACTCCCCGTTTACTTATATGTTTTCTTTTCTTGTTTTGTACTGGATGTTTGCTATTAAATATGTATGTCATTTTTGATCTTGTCGGGATTAGTTTATTTACAGATACTTCATGTGCGATTAATTTTTTGTATACAAATCGTTTGGGTGGAAATAAGCTGGGTTTTTTAGGGGGTAATTTGTATCTGGAACCCCAAACACTTTATATAGCCTTGACCGCATTAATTTCTTACTTCTTGATTTTTACTTGTAGGTACAAAGGGGTAAAAGTTCTTTTAGGAGTAATGTTTTTATTGCTTACGATTTTTTTGTCGTTTACAGTAACTAAAGCTGGTATTTTAGCTTTTATTTTAGGTTTCGGGATCATGAACTTTTATCTCTTTAAACATAGTTCGTTCCGGGTGCGTTCGGCAATACTTATCGGAATTGTGTTGTTAGTACCTGTATTTGGAATTTTCGTGTTTGATGGTTTAAAGGGAAAATATGAAGAGCGAGCAGAGGAGGTCGTGAGAGAAATTGAAAATGTAAAACGGGGGATATATGAAGGAGGAACGATAGCCCCTCGTATCGGTTTGATCCGAGAAAGTTTTATGCATGTTGATGAATTCGGTGTCTGGGGATTAGGTATATATGCTAAACATAGAGTAAATAACTGGCTTCAGTCTTCGGAAGATGGATTAGGGGCATTTACCAATGTGCATAATTCATTTATACATTATTGGATTCAAGGTGGAATTTTGGGCTTGGCAATGATAGTATTTCTTTTTTGCGCTCCTTTTTATCGTATGTTTAGAACCCGGAGAATTTCTTGGTTAATATGTGCTTTACTTGTTGTGATGTTTGTGATGAATAATACATGTATTTTGTTAGCATTAAATAATTCAAGATTAATGATTTTATTTTTGTTAGGTATGTTTTATTTTTATGGTGATGTTTTCTGGCAACTGGAAAGAGGTGATAGTTCAATGTGTCTGTAA
- a CDS encoding CDP-glycerol glycerophosphotransferase family protein — protein sequence MKNYTIGFYLEKLYYSPQFEPVIKEIIKRNISYVVIIPKNRERDELNQRGESIKHCQEEGFVYCFEEDDCECNIMIFGNTPRPIHTPFKKSALIMHGVWGGKMVNYASGLNDVDLRFLDGEFLENSLTKLFPEKKSIYYVSGYSKLDSYFEFTEEDRVKFLQHCNLDINKKTILYAPTFYPSSILKMSKKFPEDLADYNIILKPHSHLFLRKKYTKDLHRLESWTKYPNVYLAKFDETNILPFLHASDLMISDMSSAVFEFSGVGKPAIVNMFLRYRLLHRIFPHKITKRLDTTNFFLWEVGDTPRNYAEMLQNAKENLTNPDKNKEKREKFSRHVVGIVDGKVSERIVDKLLELNNNIQA from the coding sequence ATGAAAAATTATACGATCGGTTTTTATCTCGAAAAATTATACTATTCTCCTCAATTTGAACCCGTTATTAAAGAAATCATCAAACGCAACATATCGTATGTGGTAATTATTCCCAAAAACCGGGAACGAGACGAGTTAAATCAACGTGGAGAATCCATCAAACACTGCCAAGAAGAAGGTTTCGTATATTGTTTCGAAGAAGACGACTGTGAATGTAATATCATGATTTTTGGAAACACGCCACGCCCTATTCATACCCCTTTCAAGAAATCAGCTCTTATCATGCATGGAGTATGGGGAGGGAAAATGGTTAATTATGCATCGGGCCTGAATGATGTAGATCTACGCTTTTTAGATGGAGAATTCCTGGAAAACAGTTTAACTAAACTCTTTCCTGAAAAGAAATCCATTTATTATGTATCCGGATATTCAAAACTGGATAGTTATTTCGAATTCACAGAAGAAGACCGGGTGAAATTCCTTCAACATTGTAATTTAGATATAAACAAGAAAACGATATTGTATGCACCAACTTTCTATCCGTCATCAATTCTGAAAATGAGTAAGAAATTCCCGGAAGATCTTGCCGATTACAATATTATCCTAAAGCCACACTCGCACCTGTTCTTACGGAAAAAATACACGAAAGACCTGCACAGACTGGAATCGTGGACGAAATACCCGAACGTTTATCTAGCTAAATTCGACGAAACCAACATTCTCCCTTTCCTTCATGCCTCCGATCTGATGATCTCGGATATGTCAAGTGCCGTATTTGAATTTTCGGGAGTCGGTAAGCCGGCAATTGTCAATATGTTTCTAAGATACCGTTTACTTCATCGTATATTCCCTCATAAAATAACCAAACGATTAGACACGACCAACTTTTTTCTCTGGGAAGTAGGAGACACCCCGAGAAACTATGCCGAAATGTTACAAAATGCCAAGGAGAACCTTACGAATCCAGATAAGAACAAGGAAAAACGAGAAAAATTCAGCCGACATGTAGTGGGTATTGTTGACGGCAAAGTGTCCGAAAGAATTGTAGATAAACTACTGGAGCTTAACAATAATATCCAAGCATAA
- a CDS encoding DUF5672 family protein, giving the protein MTYWCTLNYDYIGAPWLCKWKYQQFMV; this is encoded by the coding sequence TTGACGTATTGGTGTACCTTGAATTATGATTATATAGGGGCTCCTTGGTTGTGTAAGTGGAAATATCAGCAATTTATGGTGTAA
- a CDS encoding glycosyltransferase family 9 protein, translating to MKRIIICMPNFIGDSINTIPAIELIRQVFPQARITLLGPSFLKELFEYDPRISYIIVSNKRKKNYFRNIFVILRNRYDLGILFTNTFMTALLLRLALVKRLVGYENEGRGFLLNFKRPLNRNVHYINRYAMLVNEWLGNKFTCLPTLKLYYKQECNFHFANNNPVIGLYLGGTNKRFRRYPEEQAIVLLRMLRNYNLVFIGDSNDAVVQSSYVRQAMIDNVLDLSGKTSVGELVTSIANMDILITIDSAAMHIAAAVKTAFIALLGLSTSPTSTILPRSQTGVFLKIENNLINEADYIKNITPEIIYRNVELLMNRKKDRNDTQQGRSF from the coding sequence ATGAAGAGGATTATTATCTGTATGCCTAATTTTATCGGGGATTCAATCAATACAATTCCAGCAATTGAATTAATCAGGCAAGTTTTTCCTCAAGCACGAATTACCTTGTTGGGACCTTCTTTCTTGAAAGAATTGTTCGAGTATGATCCTAGAATTTCTTACATAATTGTTTCGAATAAGAGGAAGAAGAATTATTTCAGAAATATTTTTGTTATATTGAGAAACAGGTATGATTTGGGTATTTTGTTTACCAATACGTTTATGACGGCATTGTTATTGAGGCTTGCATTGGTGAAACGACTTGTTGGTTATGAAAATGAGGGGAGAGGGTTTCTATTGAATTTTAAACGTCCGTTGAATCGTAATGTTCACTATATTAATCGATATGCAATGCTTGTTAATGAATGGTTGGGAAATAAGTTCACTTGTTTACCTACCTTGAAATTGTATTATAAACAAGAATGTAATTTCCATTTTGCGAATAATAATCCTGTCATAGGTTTGTATCTAGGTGGAACAAATAAAAGGTTTCGACGTTATCCGGAGGAACAGGCTATTGTACTGTTGAGAATGTTGCGGAATTATAATTTAGTATTCATTGGTGATTCAAATGATGCTGTTGTGCAGTCTTCTTATGTGCGACAAGCTATGATTGATAATGTGTTAGACTTGTCTGGAAAAACTTCTGTGGGGGAATTGGTGACGAGTATTGCGAATATGGATATATTGATAACGATAGATTCGGCAGCCATGCATATTGCGGCGGCAGTAAAAACTGCATTTATTGCGCTCTTGGGATTGTCAACCAGCCCCACGTCCACGATTCTCCCGAGGAGCCAAACGGGTGTATTCTTGAAGATTGAAAACAACCTGATCAATGAGGCTGATTATATAAAGAATATTACTCCGGAAATTATTTATAGGAACGTGGAGTTATTAATGAATAGAAAGAAAGATAGAAATGATACCCAACAAGGAAGATCGTTCTGA